ATTCTCCTTTTCAACACTACTTGCTGTTGTATCTAAAACAACTCCTATTTTAAACATCTTTATTGTAGGAAGGATTATGCACTGTTCAGCATTTGTTACATTAGCAAGAATTTCTATCGTTTTTTCAATTCCGAGTTTGGAATCTTCAGGTACAGCCAAAGTAAACCATAGATTAAAAATTTCGTGATTTCTTTCATAATTATGACTGACACCCGGATGTGTGTTTATAATCTCTGCAGCTTTTTCTATATCTTTTACACTAAAAGCAACCAGTGTAGATTTGTATCCAACTTTTTTTGTTTCTAATATTGCAGATGTCTGTCTTATTATTTTCTCTTCTTTTAAGTTTTTATATAAATTCAAAATTTCTTCTTCAGTTGAATTTAACCTTTTTGCAATATCTTCAAAAGGTCTTTTTTCAAGAGGAAAAGAAGATTGTATTATTTTTAAAAATTCGTCCTTCATAACACTACCTCACTTTTTATAATCATTATTTTATATATTCTTTCTGAAAATCATTGATTAAAGTCAAAACATGCTTTTAAAAATCTATTGTAAAATAATACAGAGGTGATAAAATGAATCCATTTCCGATAATCCTAAATATACGAGATAAAAAGTTCTTAGTAATAGGTGGAGGTAAAGTTGCTACAGAAAAAATTAAGAGGTTATTAAGTTTTACAAAAAATATTACGATTTTATCTCCAGATTTAACTTCGGAACTTAATGAAATAGTTGATAAAGAACATTTAACTTATATTTCACAAAAGTATACTCCTGAGCTTATATCAGATTACGATATTATTATTATTGCTGTAAATGATATTGAACTTCAGAAAGAAATATATAAAGACGCAAAAAAAAGTAAAAAGTTATGTAATACTGTAGACGTTGTAGAATACTCTGATTTTATTTTTCCTTCAATTGTTAAAAAAGGTGATTTAATAGTATCTTTTTCTACATCGGGATCTTCTCCTGCTATTGCTAAATACCTGAGACAATTTTTTGAAAGGATAATTCCTGATGAGATAGAAGACTTTTTGAAAGAGATGAAAGAGCTGAGAGAGAAAATTCCAAAAGGAAAAGAAAGACAAGAAATTTTAGATAAAAAAGCCAGAGAATTTATTGAAAAACATTTTAATTTATGACTTAAATCATAAGAATATTTTGATTTATATCATATACTTTTATTAAAAAATTGAGAGAGTATATGGGAATGACAATAGAAGATTTAAAAAACGTCTATCTATTCAAACACTTATCAGATGAAACTTTAAAAGAATTGGCATCAATATCCACTATTAGAGAGTATGAACCAGGGCAGGTTCTCTTTTTTGAAGGAGAAAAAGCAGAGAATCTTTACATTTTATTAGAAGGAAAATTGAAAGTTTATAAAACTACATTCAAAGGAATAGAAATATTCATAAATCAGTTTGGTCCTGTTTCTATGATTGGAGAGCTTGCAAATTTTGAAAAGATCCCTTATCCAGCTACTGCGGAATTTATGACAGAAGGAAAAGCTTTGGCTATCAATTTTAAAGTTTTTGAAGAAAAATTTTTAAAAAATCCTGATATACTTCTATCTATACTTAAATCTTTGTCAAATAAAATCAGGATGCTAAATAACTTTATAGACTCAACTGTTGTATTGAGTGCTGAGGCAAGAGTAGCAAAACTTATACTTGAAAGTCCTGAGATATTTGAAATTTTGAAACATAATCAAATAGCATCTTTCCTAAATATAACTCCTGAAACATTGTCAAGAGTCCTTTCTAAATTAAAAGATAAAAAAATCATATCTATCGAAGGTAAAAAAATCCAAATAAAAGATAGAGAAAAACTAAGAAGATTGTCAAAAGATGAACCGTTAATCTTTGTTAAATAACACCCAGAGCCTTTTTCACATTCTCAGAAGCTCTATCTATAGTCCAGGGTGGATTCCAGACTAAATTTATTTCAACATCTTTTACCCATGGTAGCTTTTTCACCTCACTTTCTACCCAACTTAAAATTGTTCCAGATAAAGGACATGAAGGTGTTGAAAGAGTCATATCTATATTAACGTTTCCCTCGTTTTCTTTAATATCATAAATAAGCCCTAAATCAACGATGTTAAATCCTATTTCAGGGTCAATAACTTTTTTTAAAGCATTTAAAACTTCATCTTTTCTTTCCATTGTTAGCCTCCTAAATTTTATTCCTTTATTCTATAAGAAATGATGTAAATAAAATTGTAAAGAAAAAGAATACTACCTACAAAAAGTAAAAATGTTCCTAAAGAAATTACCAAATCTTGCTTTAAAATGATTCCTAAGGATATAACTACTAAAGAAAATGAATGAACAATCAAATGGATGGTCGGTAAATTTTTAGGAAGCATCTGGCTTAAAGTAGGAACAGGAACTTTACCCACAAAAGAAGAAAATCTATGAAACCATGTTAAAAAGGGAACAATTTTGTAAAGGCTTGAATAAACTAACAATTCTAAAAAACCTAGAAATAAAATTACTGCAAAAAGCTGTATTGAATGAAAAAGTCCAAGAAATCCCATTGGAATGAATAAAAAAGATAAAAACATTCCATTTAGAGCAAAATCACTTTTCTTTTTTGGCTTATGTTTGTAAATCTCGTAAACTTGAATAAGGTAAATAAGAATAGAAATAGTTATAACTATAAAAAACAATGCTGAAAAAAAAGGAGAGAAAATCTTAGATATAGAAAATCCAAAAACACCTGATGTTAAAAGAAAATAACTCACTTTTGAGTAAATGTAATTAAAGTTATGAGATACAGAAAACATGGGAAGTAAAACTAAACCAACACCAAAAATAATACTGAACACAAATCCAAAAACAACCATTACTGCATGAATAAACAAAAGCTTATTTATATCTAAACCTATACCAAAACTGAAGTTGAGAGCAATTAAAAGACCAAAGAAAGTTCCAAATATCAGAAAAACTGTTCCTGTTATTATAAAAATT
The nucleotide sequence above comes from Sulfurihydrogenibium subterraneum DSM 15120. Encoded proteins:
- a CDS encoding precorrin-2 dehydrogenase/sirohydrochlorin ferrochelatase family protein, yielding MNPFPIILNIRDKKFLVIGGGKVATEKIKRLLSFTKNITILSPDLTSELNEIVDKEHLTYISQKYTPELISDYDIIIIAVNDIELQKEIYKDAKKSKKLCNTVDVVEYSDFIFPSIVKKGDLIVSFSTSGSSPAIAKYLRQFFERIIPDEIEDFLKEMKELREKIPKGKERQEILDKKAREFIEKHFNL
- a CDS encoding Crp/Fnr family transcriptional regulator, translating into MTIEDLKNVYLFKHLSDETLKELASISTIREYEPGQVLFFEGEKAENLYILLEGKLKVYKTTFKGIEIFINQFGPVSMIGELANFEKIPYPATAEFMTEGKALAINFKVFEEKFLKNPDILLSILKSLSNKIRMLNNFIDSTVVLSAEARVAKLILESPEIFEILKHNQIASFLNITPETLSRVLSKLKDKKIISIEGKKIQIKDREKLRRLSKDEPLIFVK
- a CDS encoding metal-sulfur cluster assembly factor, which encodes MERKDEVLNALKKVIDPEIGFNIVDLGLIYDIKENEGNVNIDMTLSTPSCPLSGTILSWVESEVKKLPWVKDVEINLVWNPPWTIDRASENVKKALGVI